A genomic segment from Nitrospira sp. encodes:
- a CDS encoding Multi-sensor hybrid histidine kinase: MSTLLVIDDDRLHCDLLQVALARHGYHVSTATGGREGVALFQQLHPLVTLLDLRMPDMDGLAVLKEIRAQDPRAGVIILGGGATEEQENQARKLLVTDFLRKGLSLDVLIGAVQRVAQQAKRQASSRLPQPADEANQPPDERILVVDDDVMVRDLLVRFLSLRGYQVRSAKDGREALRMIGESVPDLIILDLVMPEVNGVELLRVLAERDYAGRTLILSSHQNDALLAEAWALGPQEVLDKPLDLERALTAIQLVMVCREC; the protein is encoded by the coding sequence ATGAGCACGTTATTGGTGATCGATGACGATCGGTTGCACTGTGATCTGTTGCAGGTGGCATTGGCCCGTCACGGGTATCACGTCAGCACAGCCACCGGTGGGCGTGAGGGGGTGGCGTTGTTTCAACAACTCCATCCGTTGGTCACGCTCCTCGATTTGCGTATGCCGGACATGGATGGACTGGCAGTGCTCAAAGAGATTCGGGCGCAGGACCCCCGTGCCGGTGTCATCATTCTGGGAGGCGGAGCGACCGAGGAGCAGGAGAATCAGGCTCGCAAGTTGCTGGTGACGGATTTTCTGCGGAAGGGTTTGTCGCTGGATGTGCTCATCGGAGCCGTGCAGCGGGTGGCGCAGCAGGCGAAGAGGCAAGCGTCATCGAGGCTACCCCAGCCGGCGGATGAAGCGAATCAACCTCCCGATGAACGGATTCTCGTGGTCGATGACGACGTGATGGTCAGGGATCTCCTGGTACGGTTTCTCAGCCTTCGCGGGTACCAGGTTCGCTCGGCGAAGGACGGCCGCGAAGCGCTTCGTATGATCGGAGAATCGGTTCCCGACCTGATCATTCTGGATCTCGTCATGCCGGAGGTGAACGGTGTGGAATTGTTGCGAGTCCTTGCGGAGCGAGACTATGCCGGAAGGACGCTCATTTTGAGCAGCCACCAGAACGACGCGTTGCTGGCCGAAGCCTGGGCATTGGGCCCGCAGGAAGTATTGGACAAGCCTCTTGATTTGGAGCGGGCGCTGACGGCCATCCAGCTTGTGATGGTTTGTCGAGAGTGTTAA
- a CDS encoding Peptidase M1, membrane alanine aminopeptidase produces MNGLQRLIGVGLLAVFLVPALAIAERASPLPTIRHHQLTLELIPDSHQLVATDQLAIAGGPPGQVLAFSLAPTLRLERIEDVTLCRDPCESAAPVAFDRIGPSGQSETQRIILKQPSADPADGSVRLRFSYRGVIDDPPRDPRHLRFVTPSETSGHIGPEGVYLSSESRWYPDLDDSLATYDVTIRVPEGWAALTQGTAQPDQSRWIVSTKSEALTVVANRFVVTHRAWQARSGQAIQLATYLFPEEASLADEYLDASARYLEAYIPLLGPYPFSQFAVVENFFSSGLGMPSFTLLGSGVIKRHYTQPYALGHEIVHSWIGNGVFNRVSQGNWVEGLTTYLSNYYYHELTGDEAQAREQRRLMLLGYSVYVRPGDEYPLDTFTQKHDEKDNAIGYQKSAMVFHLLRQEVGDAAFWRALKQIPERYLGAVADWKDLERIFQEAAGRDLRWFFAQWVERAGAPELALSGLRVQPIHGTSGQVGRVEAAVHIAQQGTPYRIPVELEFTLTGGGTQRVRIQVTDAQQDVAVPLPERPSAVRLDPDSHLFRRVARRDMAPMLNLYVTDTLRTVIPPAPAHADQSAPFGEVVQRIVAQEAEKPDAQRTTVLQAREGSSHLSEGSLLVLGGPRENPAASEALRDCGDRVRLTDNGFLLDGRMYEGPTMALLVSCRREDRPGSVVTLLYGVTPQALGRVARLLFFYGWQSYVVFREGIVMARGNWEDTMSAEVRIETR; encoded by the coding sequence GTGAATGGTTTGCAGCGCCTCATCGGTGTCGGTCTGCTCGCAGTTTTCCTGGTTCCCGCTCTCGCAATCGCTGAGCGCGCATCTCCCCTTCCGACGATTCGACACCATCAACTGACGCTCGAACTGATTCCGGATTCCCATCAATTGGTCGCGACGGACCAACTGGCCATCGCCGGAGGACCTCCGGGGCAGGTGCTGGCGTTTTCACTCGCCCCCACCCTGCGGCTTGAACGAATCGAGGATGTGACTCTCTGCCGAGATCCCTGTGAATCCGCCGCACCGGTGGCGTTCGACCGGATCGGGCCGTCCGGTCAATCGGAAACGCAGCGCATCATCCTAAAACAGCCCTCCGCCGACCCGGCTGACGGATCGGTGCGACTGCGATTTTCCTATCGTGGCGTGATCGACGATCCTCCGCGGGATCCACGCCACCTTCGTTTCGTCACGCCGAGCGAAACGTCCGGCCACATCGGTCCGGAAGGGGTGTATCTCAGCAGCGAAAGCCGGTGGTATCCGGACCTCGATGATTCGCTGGCGACCTATGACGTGACGATTAGAGTGCCGGAGGGTTGGGCCGCGCTGACGCAAGGAACCGCCCAGCCGGACCAGAGCAGATGGATCGTTTCCACCAAGAGTGAAGCGTTGACGGTGGTAGCCAACCGGTTCGTCGTCACGCACCGTGCCTGGCAGGCACGGTCCGGCCAAGCGATTCAGCTGGCGACCTACCTGTTTCCCGAGGAGGCGTCCCTTGCGGATGAATACCTCGATGCGTCGGCCAGGTACCTCGAGGCCTATATTCCGCTGCTCGGGCCCTATCCGTTCTCGCAGTTTGCCGTCGTCGAAAATTTTTTCTCCAGCGGCTTGGGGATGCCGTCCTTCACGTTGCTGGGGAGCGGGGTCATCAAGCGCCACTACACGCAACCCTACGCGCTCGGACATGAAATCGTGCATTCCTGGATCGGCAACGGGGTGTTCAATCGGGTGAGCCAGGGCAATTGGGTGGAGGGCCTGACGACCTACCTGTCGAACTACTATTACCATGAACTCACCGGCGACGAGGCTCAGGCTCGCGAGCAACGGCGGCTGATGCTCCTGGGCTATTCCGTCTACGTCCGTCCGGGAGACGAGTATCCGCTTGACACATTCACGCAGAAGCATGATGAGAAGGACAATGCCATCGGTTATCAAAAGTCAGCCATGGTCTTTCATCTCCTTAGGCAGGAGGTGGGTGATGCCGCCTTTTGGCGGGCCCTCAAGCAGATACCTGAGCGGTACCTTGGCGCGGTCGCCGATTGGAAGGACCTGGAGAGAATCTTTCAGGAAGCGGCGGGCCGGGACTTACGGTGGTTCTTTGCCCAGTGGGTCGAGCGGGCCGGCGCACCGGAACTCGCGCTATCTGGATTGCGCGTGCAACCGATCCATGGGACATCAGGGCAAGTAGGACGGGTCGAGGCGGCGGTGCATATCGCCCAACAGGGAACACCCTACCGGATTCCGGTGGAGTTGGAGTTTACGTTGACCGGGGGAGGGACTCAACGTGTCCGTATCCAGGTGACCGATGCGCAGCAAGATGTGGCCGTGCCCCTGCCGGAACGACCGTCGGCCGTTCGGTTGGATCCTGACTCTCACCTCTTCCGCCGCGTGGCACGTCGCGACATGGCACCCATGCTGAATCTCTACGTAACGGATACGTTGCGCACGGTCATCCCGCCCGCTCCTGCTCACGCAGATCAATCGGCTCCGTTCGGTGAAGTGGTTCAACGCATCGTCGCGCAGGAGGCGGAGAAGCCGGACGCACAGCGTACGACGGTGCTGCAGGCTCGGGAGGGATCATCGCATTTGTCTGAGGGATCGTTGCTGGTGTTGGGCGGTCCTCGTGAGAACCCTGCGGCCTCAGAAGCCTTACGTGATTGCGGCGATCGTGTCCGCCTGACCGACAACGGATTCTTGCTGGATGGGCGAATGTACGAGGGGCCGACCATGGCTTTGTTGGTTTCCTGCCGGCGTGAAGACCGGCCGGGCAGTGTGGTCACCCTACTCTACGGGGTGACCCCGCAGGCGCTTGGGCGAGTCGCTCGGCTCTTGTTTTTTTACGGGTGGCAGAGTTATGTGGTGTTTCGTGAAGGGATCGTGATGGCAAGGGGAAATTGGGAGGATACGATGAGTGCAGAGGTGCGAATTGAAACACGTTAG
- a CDS encoding ACT domain-containing protein, with protein MLGLLAGSVLMNMAGAAETKQAKAPAKQNASAERHLANVRQLTFGRQNAEAYFSFSGNKLIFQSTNNWMKDTFAAAMKPADEPLGCYQMYVMDLGSDTIRMVSTGVGATTCGYFFPGDRRVLYSSTHLRGPNCPPKPKRDGPYRWALDDYDLFSVRIDGQDPQRLTNTPGYDAEATVSPNGKTIVWTSMRDGDLDIYAMDLDGTHPRRLTQEVGYDGGPFFSPDSKRIVYRAQHPSNQEELDQYKTLLAQNLVEPGRLELFIMNADGSGKQQVTHNGASNFSPYFHPDGHRLIFSSNVETRNEGGRPEFHLYLVHEDGSGLERLTFDGQFNSFPMFSPDGKRLVWVSDRGAKERGEFNVFLADWVP; from the coding sequence ATGTTGGGGCTTCTGGCGGGTTCTGTCCTAATGAACATGGCGGGAGCGGCTGAGACGAAACAGGCCAAGGCGCCAGCCAAGCAGAACGCATCGGCCGAACGGCACCTCGCCAATGTCCGACAGCTCACCTTCGGACGTCAGAATGCAGAGGCCTATTTTTCCTTCAGCGGGAACAAACTGATCTTTCAGTCCACCAACAATTGGATGAAGGACACCTTTGCCGCCGCGATGAAGCCGGCCGATGAACCGCTCGGCTGTTATCAAATGTACGTCATGGACCTGGGCAGCGACACGATTCGCATGGTCAGCACCGGGGTGGGAGCGACGACCTGCGGCTACTTTTTCCCCGGCGATCGCCGCGTCCTCTACTCGTCTACGCACCTGAGGGGGCCCAATTGTCCTCCGAAACCGAAGCGAGACGGGCCCTATCGCTGGGCCCTGGACGACTACGATCTCTTCTCCGTCAGGATCGACGGGCAGGACCCGCAGCGATTGACCAATACGCCTGGTTACGATGCGGAAGCGACGGTGTCTCCCAACGGCAAGACGATCGTGTGGACCTCCATGCGCGACGGCGATCTCGATATCTACGCCATGGATCTGGACGGCACCCATCCTCGGCGGCTGACCCAAGAAGTCGGCTACGACGGCGGGCCTTTCTTTTCACCCGACAGTAAGCGGATCGTCTATCGCGCACAACATCCGAGCAACCAGGAGGAGCTGGACCAGTACAAGACCCTCCTGGCGCAAAACCTGGTGGAGCCGGGCCGGCTCGAACTCTTCATTATGAATGCCGACGGGTCCGGCAAGCAGCAAGTGACGCACAACGGCGCGTCCAATTTTTCCCCCTATTTCCATCCGGACGGGCACCGTCTCATCTTTTCGTCGAACGTAGAGACCAGGAATGAGGGGGGGCGGCCGGAATTCCATCTCTACCTCGTCCATGAAGACGGGTCCGGTCTGGAGCGGCTGACGTTCGACGGGCAGTTCAACAGTTTTCCCATGTTCTCTCCCGACGGGAAGCGCCTCGTCTGGGTGTCCGATCGGGGGGCGAAAGAGCGAGGAGAGTTCAACGTGTTTCTCGCCGACTGGGTTCCATGA
- a CDS encoding putative membrane-associated phospholipid phosphatase, PAP2 superfamily, translating into MTEPGDGRAAPPPEQPGPAPARPPVPAVVLSVLALIGSFAALLQIDIPILWFLRSHNLSVLQRLGDLGEKLGNGGTLVTISLLVGGAGLSLKRQVLTRLALDSLLAHGVVALVVNGLKHVIGRPRPRLTHSVGWQWWPSLDSGLDSFPSGHTSATVAVVTVLARALPRLRWLPFAIAAWVGASRIWRGSHFLSDVVAGMVIGFVVGSIFNGPLRWWGRSCAQALVRVAPMVLLITGLSWVLTHRIVDPTTDGILLASGAALVAGGVVLRQARHRSQTAVGGAGNPISAVNLVGLGLAVATAAPVVIGLAGLVCLARWPVASAGMAPLPALPAWRDDGLYAAGAIAALAAIQALKGLVPLQ; encoded by the coding sequence ATGACCGAACCGGGTGACGGGCGGGCTGCGCCGCCGCCGGAGCAGCCGGGGCCGGCACCGGCTCGTCCGCCGGTCCCGGCGGTGGTCCTCTCCGTGCTCGCGTTGATCGGCTCGTTCGCGGCGCTCCTGCAGATCGATATTCCCATCCTGTGGTTTCTCCGGTCGCACAACCTGTCGGTCCTCCAACGGCTCGGCGATCTCGGTGAAAAACTCGGCAACGGCGGTACCCTCGTGACGATCAGTCTCCTGGTTGGAGGAGCGGGGCTCTCTCTCAAGCGTCAAGTGCTGACGCGACTGGCGTTGGATAGCTTGCTCGCGCACGGTGTGGTGGCACTGGTCGTCAACGGTCTCAAACACGTCATCGGCCGCCCGCGGCCGCGCCTCACCCATTCCGTAGGATGGCAATGGTGGCCGTCGCTGGATTCAGGGCTGGATTCATTCCCCTCCGGCCACACGTCGGCAACGGTGGCTGTGGTGACCGTGTTGGCCCGCGCACTTCCACGACTCAGATGGTTGCCATTCGCCATCGCAGCGTGGGTCGGAGCCAGTCGAATCTGGCGAGGCTCTCACTTTCTCAGCGATGTCGTCGCAGGCATGGTGATAGGATTTGTGGTGGGATCGATCTTCAACGGTCCGCTACGTTGGTGGGGGCGGTCATGCGCACAGGCCCTTGTCCGGGTTGCGCCGATGGTCCTACTCATCACGGGGCTGTCCTGGGTGCTGACGCATCGTATCGTCGATCCGACGACGGACGGGATTCTGCTCGCGTCCGGAGCGGCGCTGGTGGCAGGAGGTGTGGTCTTGCGACAGGCGCGACATCGGAGTCAGACAGCGGTCGGCGGCGCAGGCAACCCGATATCCGCAGTCAATCTCGTGGGCTTGGGCTTGGCTGTTGCGACTGCCGCGCCGGTGGTCATCGGATTGGCCGGCCTCGTCTGTCTGGCGCGATGGCCGGTCGCTTCTGCAGGCATGGCTCCCTTGCCAGCACTCCCTGCATGGCGAGACGACGGTCTCTATGCGGCGGGGGCCATCGCAGCCTTGGCCGCGATTCAGGCCCTCAAGGGGCTCGTGCCCTTGCAGTGA
- a CDS encoding 4-amino-4-deoxy-L-arabinose transferase and related glycosyltransferases of PMT family, with protein sequence MELQSNGQPPSPETSAQDDRSIQPPALLLLLAMAAVLFFVGLGSTGLTDRDEGRNAEAGREMYETGDYISPTFNYEPRFAKPVFVYWLMSLSYHLFGVNEFAARFPSALFGVGLILLQYLFVTRCRGPIIGLFGAAMLLLNLEIIGLGRMALTDSVLNFFTTLSLYGFWLGLYGRGRERHCMWLFYVGMALGTLTKGPIGFLIPLLAAGLYLWLTGSWSRYRHQGFPVAGLLVFLVLALPWYLMMWNIHGQRYTTSAQGDTVGRFFGAMEGHGGTIFFYLPVFLLGFFPWSGLLPFAWYQAYKSWRESKRAGLLSPPRSSIDAEPSPLALEWFAAAWVIGGLVFFSLSSTRLPHYIAPLFPAAAILTASYWHRCVTDPAVPGVRAALHTITAVGSLLAIAFASLPPLYAKFAGKLVNEFPLAGQVSLGPGPYTVASIFLVGMGLVAYFGFSETRRPAAFWAAGGSLALVVLAAVQLTFPLVNLVVIDPPQRLAEVAGVNLGPNDRLIVYGQPRPSLVFYAKRKAIMIPKNEEANITPYLTQPGRTMILLPAALRGRLPLETMDYPVLLERFGYILLANQSMVHVPEQAEKPPIRIPGH encoded by the coding sequence ATGGAACTTCAATCGAACGGACAGCCACCGTCCCCCGAGACGTCGGCGCAGGACGACCGATCCATCCAACCTCCGGCGCTGTTGCTGCTGTTGGCGATGGCAGCCGTGCTGTTTTTTGTGGGGCTCGGCTCAACCGGACTGACGGACCGTGACGAAGGCCGCAACGCCGAAGCCGGCCGGGAGATGTATGAAACGGGCGATTACATCAGTCCGACCTTCAACTACGAGCCGCGCTTCGCCAAACCGGTGTTCGTCTATTGGCTGATGAGCCTTTCGTACCATCTGTTCGGCGTGAATGAGTTCGCGGCGCGATTCCCCTCCGCCCTCTTCGGCGTCGGGCTGATTCTCCTCCAATACCTGTTCGTGACACGTTGTCGAGGCCCGATCATCGGACTGTTCGGCGCGGCGATGCTGTTGCTGAACCTGGAAATCATCGGCCTCGGACGCATGGCCCTGACCGACAGTGTCTTGAATTTCTTTACGACCCTGTCGCTGTATGGATTCTGGTTGGGACTCTACGGCAGAGGACGTGAGCGTCACTGCATGTGGCTCTTCTACGTCGGCATGGCGTTGGGGACTCTGACCAAAGGTCCGATCGGTTTCCTGATTCCCCTGCTGGCAGCAGGGTTATACCTCTGGCTGACCGGTTCATGGTCGCGCTATCGGCACCAAGGGTTTCCGGTTGCAGGCCTGCTGGTCTTCCTGGTCCTGGCGCTCCCCTGGTACCTCATGATGTGGAACATTCACGGTCAACGTTACACGACCTCCGCACAAGGCGACACGGTCGGCAGATTTTTCGGCGCCATGGAAGGCCACGGCGGCACCATCTTTTTTTACCTGCCTGTCTTCCTGCTCGGATTTTTCCCCTGGAGCGGTCTGCTGCCCTTTGCCTGGTACCAGGCCTACAAGAGCTGGCGCGAGTCGAAACGTGCCGGCCTGCTCTCGCCTCCTCGATCCTCCATCGACGCAGAGCCCTCTCCGCTTGCGCTGGAATGGTTCGCCGCAGCGTGGGTCATCGGCGGATTGGTGTTCTTCAGCCTGTCGTCGACACGCTTGCCGCACTACATCGCCCCGCTGTTTCCCGCCGCGGCGATCTTGACGGCCTCCTACTGGCATCGTTGCGTGACAGACCCTGCCGTCCCCGGTGTACGTGCCGCCCTCCACACCATCACGGCAGTCGGCTCACTCCTGGCCATCGCCTTCGCCTCCCTGCCGCCCCTCTATGCAAAGTTCGCCGGAAAACTGGTCAACGAATTTCCCCTGGCCGGGCAGGTGTCGTTGGGACCGGGGCCCTACACCGTCGCCTCGATCTTCCTGGTCGGCATGGGGCTCGTGGCTTATTTCGGATTCAGTGAGACCAGACGACCGGCCGCCTTCTGGGCCGCAGGGGGATCGTTGGCCCTCGTGGTGCTCGCCGCCGTCCAATTGACCTTTCCGCTGGTAAACCTCGTGGTCATCGATCCGCCGCAGCGGCTGGCAGAAGTCGCAGGGGTCAACCTCGGTCCGAATGATCGGCTGATTGTCTATGGGCAGCCCCGCCCCTCGCTGGTGTTTTATGCCAAGCGGAAAGCCATCATGATTCCTAAGAACGAGGAAGCGAATATCACACCGTACCTGACTCAGCCGGGGCGCACGATGATCCTGTTACCGGCTGCGCTGAGGGGACGGCTGCCGCTGGAAACGATGGACTATCCGGTCTTGCTCGAACGGTTCGGGTACATCCTGTTGGCCAACCAATCGATGGTCCATGTGCCGGAACAGGCGGAGAAGCCTCCGATTCGCATCCCAGGCCACTAA
- a CDS encoding lipid A biosynthesis-like — protein sequence MTLETTWLIIGFLGQGIFFMRWVVQWITSERHAESRVPTAFWYMSLIGGLITLAYAIYRKDPVFIAGQSIGSLVYLRNLMLIHRPNHAESGTASPATKS from the coding sequence ATGACGCTCGAAACCACCTGGCTGATCATCGGATTCCTCGGACAGGGGATCTTCTTCATGCGCTGGGTCGTCCAATGGATCACCTCGGAACGCCACGCGGAAAGTCGCGTCCCCACCGCCTTCTGGTACATGAGCCTCATCGGCGGGTTGATCACGCTCGCCTATGCAATCTATCGGAAAGACCCCGTCTTCATCGCCGGCCAGAGTATCGGAAGCCTCGTGTACCTCCGCAACCTCATGCTCATCCACCGTCCGAATCACGCCGAATCCGGCACGGCCTCTCCGGCGACCAAATCGTAA
- a CDS encoding Dolichol-phosphate mannosyltransferase has protein sequence MTVSTRPWASVVIPIKDERDNLVPLAEQLVKVLDGREESRSAPFELLFIDDGSSDGSSEILDGLAGRYRMVKVFHFDRNYGQSAAFDAGFKQSTGELVMTIDGDLQNDPADIAVLLPHIRTFDLVCGWRKDRHDNLTRKISSRIANAVRSSVTGDRVHDTGCSLKLFRRAVVEKLQLFEGMHRFFPALALMHGFTVTEVPVRHYPRIRGTSKYGVGNRLFKGLYDLVAVRWMQHRCLRYRYRAASTPSSPPASARP, from the coding sequence ATGACTGTGTCGACCCGCCCATGGGCTTCCGTGGTCATCCCCATCAAGGATGAGCGCGATAATCTGGTGCCTCTGGCTGAGCAACTCGTGAAGGTCCTGGACGGCCGGGAGGAGTCGCGGTCGGCACCGTTCGAGTTGCTGTTCATCGACGACGGCAGCAGCGATGGGAGTTCGGAAATCCTCGATGGCCTAGCCGGCCGATACCGCATGGTGAAAGTCTTTCACTTCGACCGGAACTACGGGCAGTCTGCGGCCTTCGATGCCGGCTTCAAACAGTCCACCGGAGAACTGGTGATGACGATCGACGGCGATCTGCAAAACGACCCGGCGGACATCGCCGTGTTGCTCCCGCACATCCGGACGTTCGACCTCGTCTGCGGATGGCGCAAAGACCGCCACGACAACCTGACGCGCAAGATTTCATCCCGCATCGCCAATGCAGTCCGCAGTTCCGTCACCGGCGACCGTGTGCACGACACCGGCTGTTCGCTCAAGCTGTTTCGCCGCGCGGTCGTGGAGAAGCTGCAGCTCTTCGAGGGCATGCACCGGTTCTTTCCCGCCCTCGCCTTGATGCACGGGTTCACCGTGACCGAAGTGCCGGTGCGCCACTACCCCCGCATTCGCGGGACCTCGAAATACGGCGTAGGCAACCGCCTCTTCAAAGGCCTCTACGACCTGGTCGCGGTGCGGTGGATGCAGCACCGTTGTTTGCGTTACCGGTATCGCGCCGCCTCGACGCCCTCGTCTCCACCGGCCTCCGCACGCCCATGA
- a CDS encoding Twin-arginine translocation protein TatA, which yields MFGSFGWMELLLILIIVLIIFGAGKIPQLGEGLGKAIKGFKKSVHEADAIDVTASESEPAAPQPSAQIQQSGQPVAAPPAQQADAASPPRTTQG from the coding sequence ATGTTTGGTTCGTTCGGCTGGATGGAGCTGCTGCTGATCCTCATCATCGTGCTGATCATTTTCGGTGCGGGAAAAATTCCTCAGCTCGGTGAGGGATTGGGCAAGGCAATCAAGGGGTTCAAGAAGTCGGTCCATGAAGCGGATGCGATCGATGTGACCGCTTCGGAGTCGGAACCAGCCGCTCCTCAACCGTCGGCACAGATCCAGCAGAGTGGACAGCCGGTCGCCGCGCCGCCCGCTCAACAGGCCGATGCGGCGTCACCGCCACGGACCACGCAGGGGTAA
- a CDS encoding Twin-arginine translocation protein TatA codes for MFGLGAGEILIILVIAFLLFGPKQLPEIGRQVGQAVKGFKETADDLKKTVEPEINLIQQEMKMVEQDFESSMKEAEEEINHATSGVERGAEESGLPKQA; via the coding sequence ATGTTTGGTCTTGGCGCCGGAGAAATTCTCATCATCCTGGTGATTGCGTTCCTGCTGTTTGGGCCCAAGCAATTGCCCGAGATCGGTCGCCAGGTCGGCCAAGCCGTCAAGGGGTTCAAGGAAACGGCGGATGATCTGAAGAAGACGGTTGAGCCGGAGATCAACCTGATTCAGCAAGAGATGAAGATGGTGGAGCAGGATTTCGAGTCGTCGATGAAGGAAGCGGAAGAGGAAATCAACCACGCAACCTCGGGCGTAGAGCGCGGGGCAGAGGAATCAGGTTTGCCCAAGCAGGCCTAA
- a CDS encoding ATP-dependent DNA helicase RecQ, giving the protein MDDLNHRLSRQFGFSTFRSGQREVIEAVLSRRDAMAVMPTGQGKSLCYQLPATVLPGLTLVISPLIALMQDQVEGLTQRKIAAASYHSGLSEQERDRVVLDLKLRRLQLLYVAPERMQHERFFRLLRSLWVSLLVVDEAHCISQWGHDFRPDYLKIGRLRQELDSPPCLALTATATARVQADLCDRLSLRDPLRLVTGFRRTNLALSVRSCRSRQEKLEELDRLVRDHEAGSVLVYCATRRAVEEAATWLGRSHRSVGYYHAGLSDEDRRMVHDEFRLGAVRVLVATNAFGMGIDKADVRLVVHFDIPGSLESYYQEVGRAGRDGQPAACVLLFHERDLATQEYFIRQASKGLGNADRASRMKTLLQDLLGYVSVPTCRQLAILDYFSDDAERALGSCGLCDRCGTRPQPGHVVKPRAVPKAAPVDAQLFERLRKLRRDLAEEEGVAPFVIFHDKTLRTIAGHKPMTIAALLEIPGIGEVKVERYGRQVLEVVSEECA; this is encoded by the coding sequence ATGGATGATCTGAATCACCGACTCAGCAGACAGTTCGGCTTTTCAACCTTTCGCTCTGGTCAACGTGAGGTGATCGAGGCCGTGTTGTCCCGACGCGACGCGATGGCCGTGATGCCGACCGGTCAAGGGAAGTCGCTCTGTTACCAATTGCCGGCGACGGTCCTGCCGGGGTTGACGCTGGTGATTTCTCCGTTGATTGCGTTGATGCAAGATCAGGTGGAGGGTTTGACGCAGCGGAAGATTGCGGCGGCATCGTATCACTCCGGCCTTTCCGAGCAGGAACGGGACCGTGTGGTGCTGGATCTCAAACTGCGGCGGCTTCAATTGCTCTACGTGGCGCCTGAACGGATGCAGCACGAGCGCTTCTTCAGGCTCTTGCGGTCGCTCTGGGTCTCGTTGCTGGTAGTGGACGAAGCGCACTGCATTTCCCAATGGGGCCATGACTTCAGGCCCGATTATCTGAAGATCGGTCGCCTGCGCCAAGAACTCGACAGTCCGCCCTGCCTCGCCCTGACTGCCACGGCGACGGCGCGGGTGCAGGCTGATCTGTGCGACCGGTTGTCGTTGCGTGATCCCCTTCGATTGGTCACCGGTTTTCGACGGACCAACCTTGCTCTTTCCGTCCGTTCCTGCCGTTCCCGACAGGAGAAGCTTGAGGAGTTGGACCGTTTGGTGCGCGATCACGAGGCAGGATCGGTCCTGGTCTATTGCGCCACGCGCCGTGCGGTCGAAGAGGCGGCGACCTGGCTGGGCCGGTCGCATCGGTCGGTCGGGTACTACCATGCCGGTCTATCCGATGAGGATCGGCGGATGGTTCATGATGAGTTTCGTCTTGGTGCCGTTCGCGTTCTGGTTGCGACGAACGCGTTCGGCATGGGGATCGACAAGGCGGATGTCCGGTTGGTCGTCCATTTCGATATTCCCGGGAGCCTGGAATCCTACTACCAAGAAGTCGGGCGTGCCGGACGCGATGGCCAACCGGCCGCCTGCGTGTTGCTGTTCCATGAGCGGGATCTGGCTACACAGGAGTACTTTATTCGGCAGGCTTCCAAAGGACTGGGCAATGCGGATCGTGCGAGTCGTATGAAGACGTTGCTGCAGGATTTGCTAGGATATGTCTCGGTCCCCACCTGCCGGCAGCTTGCCATTCTGGACTATTTCAGCGATGACGCCGAACGGGCGCTGGGGTCCTGCGGCCTCTGTGATCGCTGTGGGACGAGACCTCAGCCTGGTCACGTGGTAAAGCCCCGAGCTGTTCCCAAGGCCGCTCCGGTCGATGCACAGCTCTTTGAACGACTTCGCAAGCTCCGTCGGGATCTCGCCGAGGAAGAGGGCGTCGCGCCGTTCGTCATTTTTCACGACAAGACCCTGCGTACCATTGCAGGACACAAGCCTATGACGATCGCCGCCCTGTTGGAGATCCCAGGCATCGGCGAGGTGAAGGTGGAGCGGTATGGGCGACAGGTGCTCGAGGTGGTGAGCGAGGAGTGCGCCTAG